The following coding sequences are from one Leptospira mayottensis 200901116 window:
- a CDS encoding ankyrin repeat domain-containing protein — protein sequence MILRIHSLLLIVPFLLWADPALDSEFLRSVQEGDPKKTQLLIQAGASVDATDSRGKTALMLADHRPEVAEVLIRAGANVNAQDKDGSSVLMESLSGLFDVKVLDIDDLAVPKRLIESGAKLEYLSKVDATKTLPVSILNVAIRHGNLVLVQFLVENQADVNFDKGSPEEFPLFLACGAGSSSANFSIVEFLLKNNAKADYTSRLHDKSQDGKQIQAGVDNALHFLSEESDIDPRIPELLVKSGTNVNHRNAEGITPLLQAILKRRIALSEKLLELGADPNISDTQGRTPLEEVRKQKLIDLETLILKKNRIKENQEKISQ from the coding sequence ATGATTTTAAGAATTCATAGTCTCCTTTTAATAGTTCCGTTCCTTCTATGGGCCGACCCGGCTTTGGACAGCGAGTTTTTACGATCCGTCCAGGAAGGAGATCCTAAAAAAACGCAACTTTTAATCCAAGCGGGAGCTTCCGTAGACGCTACCGATTCCAGAGGCAAAACAGCTTTGATGCTCGCGGACCACAGACCCGAAGTCGCGGAAGTTCTAATCCGTGCGGGAGCCAACGTAAACGCTCAGGATAAAGATGGAAGTTCCGTACTGATGGAAAGTTTATCTGGACTTTTTGATGTAAAAGTTCTAGACATAGACGACCTCGCGGTTCCGAAACGATTGATCGAATCCGGAGCTAAATTGGAATATCTTTCCAAGGTCGATGCAACAAAGACTCTTCCCGTTTCAATCTTAAATGTGGCGATTCGTCATGGGAATCTCGTGCTTGTACAGTTTCTAGTAGAGAATCAGGCCGATGTAAACTTCGATAAGGGAAGTCCGGAGGAATTTCCTCTCTTTCTTGCGTGCGGAGCCGGTTCGTCTTCGGCAAATTTTTCAATTGTAGAATTTCTTTTGAAAAACAACGCAAAGGCGGATTATACGAGCCGCCTTCATGATAAGAGCCAAGATGGAAAACAGATCCAAGCCGGAGTCGACAACGCGCTTCATTTTCTTTCGGAAGAATCCGATATCGACCCTCGAATCCCGGAACTTCTCGTAAAAAGCGGAACGAACGTAAATCATAGAAATGCGGAAGGAATCACCCCACTTTTACAGGCCATTCTCAAAAGGAGAATTGCCTTATCCGAAAAGTTACTAGAACTAGGCGCCGACCCGAACATCTCGGATACACAAGGAAGAACTCCTCTGGAAGAAGTAAGAAAACAAAAACTGATCGACTTGGAAACTTTGATTTTGAAAAAAAACAGGATTAAGGAAAATCAAGAAAAAATCTCTCAGTAG